A single window of Alosa alosa isolate M-15738 ecotype Scorff River chromosome 11, AALO_Geno_1.1, whole genome shotgun sequence DNA harbors:
- the gnaia gene encoding guanine nucleotide binding protein (G protein), alpha inhibiting activity polypeptide a, with amino-acid sequence MGCTLTVQDKVAQERSKMIDKNLRDAGDKASREVKLLLLGSGESGKSTIVKQMKIIHESGYSEEECKQYKAVVYSNTIQSIIAVVRAMERLKIDFADPARDDDAQQLCVLAGSADEGYMTGELAGIIRRLWNDGGVQSCFLRSREYQLNDSASYYLNDLDRISSGSYVPTQQDVLRSRVKTTGIVETHFTFKDLHFKMFDVGGQRSERKKWIHCFEGVTAIIFCVSLSDYDLMLAEDEEMNRMHESMKLFESICNNKWFTETSIIQFLNKKDLFEVKIKRSPLTICYPEYTGGNTYEEAAAFIQSQFEDLNKRKDTKEIYSHFTCATDTKNVQFVFDAVTDVIIKNNLKDCGLF; translated from the exons ATGGGGTGTACCTTGACGGTGCAGGACAAGGTGGCACAGGAGAGGAGTAAAATGATTGACAAAAATTTACGGGACGCCGGAGACAAGGCATCGAGAGAAGTTAAATTGCTTCTCCTGG GTTCGGGTGAATCAGGAAAAAGTACCATTGTAAAACAGATGAA AATCATTCATGAGTCGGGCTACTCAGAGGAGGAGTGCAAACAGTACAAAGCAGTTGTCTACAGCAACACCATCCAGTCCATCATAGCCGTAGTCAGAGCCATGGAGCGGCTGAAGATAGACTTTGCTGACCCAGCCAGAGAC GATGATGCTcagcagctgtgtgtgctgGCGGGCTCCGCAGATGAAGGCTACATGACTGGAGAGCTGGCTGGGATCATCCGCCGCCTGTGGAACGATGGAGGGGTGCAGTCCTGCTTCCTCCGCTCAAGGGAGTACCAGCTCAATGACTCGGCCAGCTA CTACCTGAATGACTTGGACAGGATATCCAGTGGCAGCTACGTCCCCACACAGCAGGATGTTCTGCGGAGCAGGGTGAAGACTACTGGCATCGTGGAGACTCACTTTACTTTCAAGGATCTGCACTTCAA AATGTTTGATGTGGGGGGCCAGAGGTCTGAGAGGAAGAAGTGGATTCACTGCTTTGAGGGAGTGACTGCCATCATcttctgtgtgtctctgagtgatTATGACCTGATGTTGGCTGAAGATGAGGAAATG AACCGGATGCACGAGAGCATGAAGCTGTTCGAAAGCATTTGCAACAACAAGTGGTTCACTGAGACCTCCATAATCCAGTTTCTCAATAAGAAGGACCTGTTTGAAGTAAAGATCAAAAGGAGTCCTCTCACTATCTGTTACCCAGAGTACACAG GAGGGAACACATATGAGGAGGCCGCTGCTTTTATCCAGTCTCAGTTTGAGGACTTAAACAAAAGGAAAGACACTAAAGAGATTTACAGTCACTTTACTTGTGCAACAGATACCAAAAATGTGCAGTTTGTCTTTGATGCTGTCACTGATGTTATCATCAAGAACAACTTAAAAGATTGTGGTCTCTTCTAG